The proteins below come from a single Nostoc sp. KVJ3 genomic window:
- the pds gene encoding 15-cis-phytoene desaturase, giving the protein MRVAIAGAGLAGLSCAKYLTDAGHTPIVLESRDVLGGLVAAWKDSDGDWYETGLHAFFGAYPNMLQLLKELGIEDRLQWKEHTLIFNQPDKPGTLSRFDVPDIPSPFNVIASILRNKDMLTWEQKIRFAVGLLPAVVRGQKYVEEMDKYSFLDWLKRQGVDERVTSDVFIAACKALTFINPDEVSATILLTALNRFLQERYGSKIAFLDGSPTERLCSPIVDYITERGGEVRLNAPLKEILLNADGTVKGYLIRGLNGAEDEVVTADAYVSAISVDPLKVMLPKPWKLMEFFQKLEGLEGVPVINLHLWFDRKLTEIDHLLFSRSPLLSVYADMSNTCREYANPNRSMLELVLAPAKDWIAKSDEEIVTATLAELEKLFPDHFGGDNPATLLKSHVVKTPRSVYKATPGRQQYRPAQVTPIANFYLAGSYTMQRYLGSMEGAVLSGKLTAQAISEALPVANSSNLQTLTRPPATNAATA; this is encoded by the coding sequence ATGCGAGTAGCGATCGCGGGTGCTGGTCTAGCAGGACTTTCCTGCGCGAAATATCTCACGGACGCAGGTCATACTCCCATTGTCTTGGAAAGCCGGGACGTACTGGGTGGTCTGGTTGCGGCGTGGAAAGACTCTGACGGCGACTGGTACGAAACCGGTTTACACGCCTTCTTTGGGGCATATCCGAATATGCTCCAATTGCTCAAGGAGTTGGGCATTGAAGATAGACTCCAGTGGAAAGAGCATACACTCATTTTCAATCAACCAGACAAACCTGGGACACTCTCACGTTTTGATGTTCCAGATATTCCATCGCCTTTCAACGTCATTGCATCGATTCTCCGCAACAAAGACATGTTGACTTGGGAGCAAAAGATTCGATTTGCAGTTGGACTACTTCCCGCAGTGGTTCGGGGTCAAAAGTATGTTGAAGAGATGGATAAATACAGCTTCTTAGATTGGTTAAAAAGGCAAGGTGTAGACGAGCGGGTAACAAGTGACGTTTTTATCGCCGCATGTAAAGCCCTCACCTTTATCAATCCTGATGAAGTTTCAGCAACGATTCTCTTAACTGCACTGAATCGCTTTCTGCAAGAACGATATGGCTCAAAGATTGCATTTTTGGATGGTTCTCCCACAGAACGTCTATGCAGCCCCATCGTAGATTACATCACAGAACGCGGTGGAGAGGTGCGGTTAAATGCCCCTTTGAAAGAAATTTTACTCAACGCCGATGGCACGGTGAAGGGATACTTGATTAGAGGGTTAAATGGCGCAGAAGATGAAGTTGTGACGGCTGATGCCTATGTATCTGCCATTTCAGTTGACCCTTTGAAAGTCATGTTACCTAAACCTTGGAAGCTGATGGAGTTTTTTCAAAAGCTAGAAGGTTTGGAAGGAGTACCAGTGATTAACCTGCATCTGTGGTTTGATCGGAAACTTACAGAAATTGATCACCTACTTTTTTCGCGATCGCCCCTCCTAAGCGTTTATGCTGATATGAGCAATACCTGCCGTGAATACGCCAACCCCAATCGCTCAATGCTGGAATTAGTTCTAGCTCCGGCAAAAGATTGGATTGCCAAATCCGATGAGGAGATTGTCACTGCAACGCTTGCTGAGTTGGAAAAACTTTTCCCAGACCACTTTGGGGGAGACAATCCAGCAACATTGCTGAAATCTCATGTGGTGAAAACGCCGCGTTCAGTTTACAAAGCGACCCCTGGTCGTCAACAGTACCGTCCCGCACAAGTTACGCCCATTGCCAACTTCTATCTCGCCGGAAGTTATACTATGCAACGCTACTTAGGCAGTATGGAAGGTGCCGTACTTTCTGGTAAGCTGACAGCGCAGGCAATTTCTGAGGCTCTCCCGGTAGCAAATTCCTCAAACCTGCAAACGCTCACCCGACCGCCCGCAACGAATGCTGCAACTGCCTGA
- the nagZ gene encoding beta-N-acetylhexosaminidase: MSGSQELKRFGHHLILGISGTTLSDDDKRALSELKPIGVIFFAKNFLDGTSYQVWLESFKDLNSQIREYAERDSMFITLDHEGGRVIRTPLPITRFPHALLLRSHAREVAKATALELKSLGINLSWAPVADVFSHPNNPVIGPRAFGNTPEIATKYARDYYLGLQESGILGCAKHFPGHGDTSKDSHIELPILNLTLEDLRLRELIPFRALIEVQIPLIMTAHILFPRIDPDVPATLSQAILKTILREELGFKGVVVSDDLDMKAISDMFMKAGTVARSLHAGCDLFIVSRNINSSSLERTYQIAEDFVQSLSKGSLDESVVEAARERIDKLLAITPQYPVNALDKDILLQHAQLAIASSYP; the protein is encoded by the coding sequence ATGAGTGGATCGCAGGAGCTAAAACGCTTTGGACATCACCTGATTCTAGGGATTTCTGGTACGACATTAAGCGATGATGATAAACGCGCCCTCAGTGAATTAAAGCCGATTGGGGTGATATTTTTTGCTAAAAACTTTTTGGATGGCACTTCATATCAAGTTTGGCTAGAAAGCTTCAAGGATTTAAACAGCCAGATACGAGAATACGCTGAACGTGATTCGATGTTTATAACTCTGGATCATGAAGGAGGCCGTGTCATTCGCACACCATTACCGATTACGCGATTTCCTCATGCATTGTTGCTGCGATCGCACGCCCGTGAAGTAGCAAAAGCCACAGCATTAGAACTAAAATCATTGGGCATCAACTTATCTTGGGCACCTGTAGCAGATGTTTTTTCCCATCCCAACAATCCTGTGATTGGCCCTCGCGCCTTTGGTAACACTCCCGAAATCGCCACAAAATATGCCCGTGACTACTACCTTGGACTTCAAGAATCAGGAATTTTGGGATGCGCCAAACATTTCCCCGGTCATGGAGACACCAGCAAAGACTCTCACATTGAGCTACCAATACTAAATTTAACTTTAGAAGACCTGCGACTTCGAGAACTCATACCTTTCAGAGCTTTAATTGAAGTACAGATCCCTTTAATTATGACTGCCCATATCTTATTTCCCAGAATAGATCCTGATGTGCCAGCAACCCTTTCCCAGGCTATCCTCAAAACCATACTCAGAGAGGAACTTGGCTTTAAAGGAGTAGTTGTATCTGACGACTTGGATATGAAAGCGATTTCAGATATGTTTATGAAAGCTGGTACTGTAGCGCGATCGCTTCATGCAGGTTGCGACCTGTTTATTGTCTCACGCAATATCAATTCATCATCTCTTGAAAGAACTTATCAGATTGCTGAAGATTTCGTCCAATCCCTCAGCAAGGGTAGTTTAGACGAATCAGTAGTGGAAGCAGCCAGAGAAAGAATTGATAAACTACTGGCAATAACACCGCAATATCCCGTAAATGCTCTGGATAAAGACATATTATTGCAACATGCTCAACTAGCGATCGCTAGTTCCTATCCATAA
- a CDS encoding TIGR02452 family protein, with protein sequence MKRIAIAQDTLKILEAGHYFSPEGKQINIGRELVSCIAGTEYYEPETLSAIARNILSGNSQFAKTEFTVRNETTLMGAERTARCLRRATPTQKFERIGVLNFASAKNPGGGFIKGAHAQEESLTRSSALYKSLLKCREYYDFHRAHKSLLYSDRIIYSPGCPVFRKDDGTLLEEAYLVDFITTSAPNAGQIWRKEPESVEKIREILYKRGEKLLSLAASKGCDALILGAWGCGVFRNDPSMVAQMFADFLLANGQFWGKFKSVLFSVLDSSKESRIFAEFQKRFPSNS encoded by the coding sequence ATGAAACGAATTGCGATCGCTCAAGACACCCTCAAAATTCTCGAAGCCGGTCACTACTTCTCTCCTGAAGGTAAGCAAATTAATATTGGCCGAGAATTAGTATCCTGTATTGCTGGGACGGAATACTACGAGCCGGAAACTCTTTCAGCGATCGCCCGAAATATTCTCTCAGGTAATTCTCAATTTGCAAAGACTGAATTTACAGTGAGAAATGAGACAACACTTATGGGAGCCGAACGCACAGCGCGATGTCTACGACGGGCTACGCCTACGCAGAAATTTGAAAGAATTGGAGTTCTCAATTTTGCTTCTGCTAAAAATCCTGGTGGTGGATTTATCAAAGGCGCTCATGCTCAAGAAGAAAGCTTAACACGCAGTTCTGCACTGTACAAAAGCTTGTTGAAATGTCGCGAATACTACGATTTTCATCGCGCTCATAAATCCTTGCTCTACTCAGATCGCATCATTTACTCTCCTGGTTGTCCAGTATTCCGAAAAGATGATGGCACTCTGCTCGAAGAAGCTTATTTGGTCGATTTTATTACGACTTCCGCTCCTAATGCTGGTCAAATTTGGAGAAAAGAGCCTGAAAGTGTAGAAAAAATCAGAGAAATCTTGTATAAACGCGGTGAAAAATTATTATCTCTGGCTGCTTCTAAAGGTTGCGATGCCTTAATTTTAGGAGCTTGGGGATGCGGTGTTTTTAGGAACGATCCATCAATGGTTGCTCAGATGTTTGCAGACTTCTTATTAGCGAATGGTCAATTTTGGGGTAAATTTAAAAGCGTTCTATTTTCGGTTCTCGATTCGAGCAAAGAAAGCAGGATTTTCGCAGAATTTCAAAAGCGATTTCCCTCGAATTCATAA
- a CDS encoding polysaccharide deacetylase family protein translates to MTDNYLKRQKIISFVAIASTITACSIAPGTSPQSGLNQPVSKSHTAQVQDPAKDQLPPSVKVENPTFTVPAKFQGKTVYKVPLSTNEKVIALSIDDGPWPKTTLQMLDILKQNDVKVTFFWVGQALQANPDLAKQEVAEGHAIGNHTWHHWYRRMDEATAKSEIDRTSDLIYKTTGVKTALFRPPGGFLNNGLAAYAKSQKNAVIMWSLTSADTDPHAKPQAFVNNVLKGAKPGSIVLMHDGGGDRHRTVEALPQIISGLKKQGYRFVTIPELLQMAQ, encoded by the coding sequence GTGACAGACAACTACCTCAAGCGACAAAAGATAATTAGTTTTGTCGCGATCGCCTCTACGATTACAGCTTGTAGTATTGCTCCAGGCACTTCCCCACAATCGGGGTTAAACCAGCCAGTGAGCAAAAGCCATACTGCACAAGTTCAAGATCCTGCAAAAGATCAACTACCGCCATCAGTCAAAGTAGAAAACCCTACATTTACAGTCCCAGCTAAATTTCAAGGAAAAACAGTTTATAAGGTTCCACTCAGCACCAACGAAAAGGTTATTGCTCTGAGCATTGATGATGGGCCTTGGCCAAAGACAACCTTACAAATGCTAGATATCCTCAAGCAAAATGATGTAAAAGTGACATTCTTTTGGGTAGGACAAGCCTTACAAGCAAATCCTGATCTAGCAAAGCAAGAGGTAGCCGAGGGACACGCCATTGGCAACCATACTTGGCATCATTGGTATCGGCGGATGGATGAAGCCACAGCTAAAAGTGAAATCGATCGCACATCTGACTTGATATACAAAACTACAGGGGTGAAAACTGCTCTGTTTCGTCCTCCTGGAGGCTTTTTAAATAACGGATTAGCCGCTTATGCGAAAAGCCAGAAAAATGCTGTTATTATGTGGTCGCTAACTTCAGCTGATACCGATCCTCACGCCAAACCGCAAGCATTTGTAAATAATGTCTTGAAAGGCGCGAAACCAGGTTCTATTGTTTTGATGCACGACGGTGGTGGCGATCGCCACAGAACTGTAGAAGCTTTGCCACAAATCATTAGTGGACTCAAAAAGCAAGGCTACCGATTTGTGACAATTCCCGAATTGCTACAAATGGCGCAATAA
- a CDS encoding alr0857 family protein, producing the protein MLKLTYTESSFDLERVTLSLEEWVAQRVILALRVGQSLCIEPSTASFLLPVDLPGVEVLKTEVKRDDREIIALCACDTQYLEVTLQGSWLSDSSKDVVGVFFTTMSDRAEFFLHKLWQEAQACASVMSE; encoded by the coding sequence ATGCTGAAATTAACTTACACTGAAAGCAGTTTTGATTTGGAACGTGTCACTCTGTCGCTAGAAGAATGGGTAGCGCAGCGAGTGATTTTGGCCCTGCGAGTTGGGCAAAGTTTGTGCATTGAACCCAGTACCGCTTCCTTTTTGCTCCCTGTTGATTTGCCAGGGGTAGAAGTGCTTAAAACTGAGGTAAAAAGAGATGACAGAGAAATCATTGCCCTCTGTGCTTGCGATACTCAATATCTGGAAGTCACTCTACAAGGTTCTTGGCTATCAGATAGTTCTAAGGATGTTGTAGGTGTGTTTTTCACCACTATGAGCGATCGCGCTGAGTTCTTTTTGCACAAACTTTGGCAAGAAGCTCAAGCTTGTGCTTCTGTCATGAGTGAATAA
- a CDS encoding HNH endonuclease: MQVLEQSVVVFSQNYLPLCQINIKRAIVLLVTNKAQPLGLTTEGGWRVHSPNLIIDVPKHIRLTIASNERMWKVPPVNRREVLRRDHHSCQYCGTGKHLTLDHVIPRSKGGSHTWDNVVAACERCNSRKGDRTLFESGMQLRTKPKAPIHPAISFAEQFWIDMQGSLE; encoded by the coding sequence ATGCAAGTGTTAGAGCAATCTGTGGTGGTGTTTTCTCAAAATTACTTGCCACTGTGTCAGATCAATATTAAACGGGCGATTGTACTGTTAGTAACCAACAAAGCTCAACCGTTAGGTTTGACCACAGAGGGCGGATGGCGAGTTCACTCACCCAACTTGATAATTGATGTGCCAAAACATATTCGCTTAACGATCGCTTCTAATGAGCGGATGTGGAAAGTTCCGCCAGTGAATCGGCGAGAAGTGTTGCGGCGAGATCATCACAGTTGCCAATATTGCGGTACTGGCAAACATCTAACGCTAGATCATGTCATACCGCGTTCTAAAGGCGGTTCTCACACTTGGGATAACGTAGTCGCAGCTTGTGAGAGATGTAACTCCCGTAAAGGCGATCGCACCCTGTTTGAATCTGGTATGCAATTACGTACCAAACCAAAAGCGCCAATTCACCCCGCGATTTCTTTTGCCGAACAGTTTTGGATAGATATGCAAGGAAGCCTGGAATAG
- a CDS encoding GAF domain-containing protein → MKKPLWSPPQYVDDIDRLQTYKVKLMQHQEETARQLVQKINQIIANTSATALMLQDIAQLLGTAFQVDCCCLVSVTGDTSDEATTINWCADEYLGLPHPEEMFSMEQLLMHSPVLQCAAEPLTIEDISIVQKSLVIGCQYLPLPIKAVLAIPTRLGGNNNGVISLIKFQPYDWSNSEKQLLKEVESACAIAFSQVAQAKLITHQQQYLQKGDQYQSLIKQLTLLNRSNLELNQMLQLVIASTAESLQADRGLLILLKYTDPLFRTQGKKQVPKAKARVVGEWAKATQICRTTKTDTLVDQSFLVSECSLCQRPFMDSGKAVIFDNYTEQNDTSAAAPLFAIEQLPGVLLVPLESQGKILGFLVLQQATTRTWQTAELELVEMVCAQVSNAIIQSQTLRQVQTLVDERTAKLQSSLELQRKMQEKTRQYVEQLQKLNELKDEFLSNMSDRLRYPLTNMLMSIRNLRLPGIAPERQVRYMDILEQECTKEINLINDLLTLQKLESPHEAPQLESIDLNNRIQDIIVAFEKKLAEKGLKISVDLPEESLKLQTELESFDRILQELLTNACKYSQHDTTVHLEAVHRVDQQIDRVIIKVTNTGHAISEEEATYIFDKFRRGKGRWTPGTGLGLALVKSLVQHLNGAIAVESLPISDSEQSEICFTLSLPQFSDESKL, encoded by the coding sequence ATGAAAAAGCCTTTATGGTCGCCGCCACAATACGTAGATGACATAGATCGACTACAAACTTACAAAGTCAAGCTGATGCAGCATCAGGAAGAAACTGCCCGCCAGTTGGTACAAAAGATTAACCAAATCATCGCCAATACTTCAGCCACGGCATTGATGTTGCAAGATATTGCCCAATTGCTAGGAACCGCCTTTCAAGTGGATTGTTGCTGTTTGGTTTCTGTCACGGGTGATACATCCGATGAAGCAACTACTATTAATTGGTGTGCTGATGAGTATCTAGGGTTGCCACATCCAGAAGAGATGTTTTCGATGGAACAATTGCTTATGCACTCGCCAGTGCTGCAATGTGCTGCTGAACCATTGACTATTGAAGACATTTCGATTGTTCAGAAGAGCCTGGTAATTGGCTGTCAGTATTTACCGCTACCCATAAAAGCTGTTTTGGCAATTCCCACGAGGTTGGGTGGCAATAATAATGGGGTGATTAGTCTGATTAAATTCCAACCTTATGATTGGAGTAACTCAGAAAAACAACTACTCAAAGAAGTGGAATCTGCTTGTGCGATCGCTTTTTCGCAAGTAGCACAAGCTAAACTAATTACTCATCAACAACAGTATCTGCAAAAAGGCGATCAATATCAAAGCTTGATCAAGCAATTAACATTATTGAATCGCAGCAACTTGGAGCTTAATCAAATGCTCCAGTTAGTTATTGCCTCTACTGCCGAATCTCTACAGGCAGATCGAGGTTTACTTATACTACTAAAATATACCGATCCATTATTTAGGACTCAAGGTAAAAAACAAGTTCCGAAAGCGAAGGCGAGAGTGGTTGGTGAATGGGCTAAGGCAACACAAATTTGCCGCACTACTAAAACAGATACCTTAGTAGATCAGTCTTTCTTGGTTTCGGAATGTAGTTTATGCCAGCGTCCCTTCATGGATTCTGGAAAAGCAGTCATTTTCGATAACTATACAGAGCAAAATGATACCTCGGCAGCTGCTCCATTATTTGCAATAGAGCAATTGCCTGGGGTCTTATTAGTGCCTTTAGAAAGTCAAGGTAAAATCTTAGGATTTTTAGTGCTACAGCAAGCTACTACTCGCACCTGGCAAACAGCAGAATTAGAACTTGTAGAAATGGTCTGCGCTCAAGTCAGTAACGCCATAATTCAGTCACAGACATTGCGCCAAGTGCAAACTTTGGTAGATGAGCGGACGGCGAAGCTCCAGAGTAGTCTGGAACTCCAGAGAAAAATGCAAGAAAAAACACGGCAGTATGTTGAGCAGCTGCAAAAACTCAATGAACTCAAAGATGAATTTTTGAGCAACATGAGCGATCGCTTGCGTTATCCTTTGACAAATATGCTGATGTCCATTCGGAACTTACGTTTGCCAGGAATCGCACCAGAGCGTCAAGTTAGATACATGGATATCCTAGAGCAGGAATGCACAAAGGAAATCAACTTGATTAATGACTTGTTGACACTCCAGAAACTAGAGTCACCTCACGAAGCTCCACAATTAGAATCTATAGATTTAAATAATAGAATTCAGGATATAATAGTGGCTTTTGAGAAGAAACTCGCAGAGAAGGGATTAAAGATTTCTGTAGATTTACCAGAGGAATCGCTCAAACTGCAAACAGAACTGGAGAGCTTTGACCGCATCCTGCAAGAGTTGTTGACTAATGCCTGTAAATACTCGCAGCATGATACCACCGTCCATTTAGAAGCTGTTCACCGAGTCGATCAACAAATCGATCGAGTTATCATAAAGGTGACGAATACAGGACACGCCATCTCCGAAGAAGAAGCAACCTACATCTTTGACAAGTTCCGTCGCGGAAAAGGACGCTGGACTCCAGGGACTGGCTTGGGACTTGCTCTAGTCAAGTCTTTAGTGCAGCATTTGAATGGAGCGATCGCAGTTGAAAGTCTCCCCATCTCGGATTCTGAACAGAGCGAAATTTGCTTTACCCTGAGTCTGCCCCAATTTTCTGACGAAAGCAAACTATAA
- a CDS encoding SRPBCC family protein, whose protein sequence is MTKEQNAIENPDFQSPSDDTNLEGDLTADIVALTAKVEVQIQKIAERQRQISAKVHIPQPVEQIWKVLTDYEALPDFLPNLAKSRLIEHPNGGIRLEQVGSQRLLNFNFSARVVLDLEECFPKEINFRMVEGDFKGFSGSWCLEPYSLGEYVGTNLCYTIQVWPKLTMPVGIIENRLSKDLRLNLVAIHQRVEELANKESYV, encoded by the coding sequence GTGACTAAAGAACAGAACGCAATAGAGAACCCTGATTTCCAGTCTCCTAGTGATGACACCAACCTCGAAGGGGATTTAACTGCTGATATAGTCGCTTTGACAGCTAAAGTAGAAGTTCAAATTCAGAAAATAGCAGAGCGACAGCGACAAATCAGCGCCAAAGTCCATATTCCCCAACCAGTGGAACAAATTTGGAAGGTTCTGACAGATTATGAAGCCTTACCTGATTTTCTCCCCAACCTCGCTAAGAGTCGTCTAATCGAGCATCCCAATGGTGGAATTAGACTGGAGCAAGTAGGCTCCCAGCGCTTACTAAATTTCAACTTTTCGGCGCGGGTGGTTCTGGATTTGGAAGAATGCTTCCCCAAAGAAATTAATTTTCGGATGGTAGAGGGAGATTTCAAAGGCTTTTCTGGTAGCTGGTGCTTAGAGCCTTATTCCCTTGGTGAGTATGTAGGAACAAATCTTTGCTACACAATTCAAGTTTGGCCTAAACTCACGATGCCAGTAGGAATCATTGAAAATCGCCTGAGTAAAGACCTACGGTTAAATCTTGTGGCTATTCACCAACGTGTAGAAGAGTTAGCCAACAAAGAATCCTATGTATAA
- a CDS encoding cation:proton antiporter yields the protein MEASFEITLQMAIAVFAGISAQVLAAYFRIPSIVLLLLLGILFGSDGIGLLHPHILGTGLEVIVSLATAIILFEGGLNLDLRELGRVSVSLQLLVTQGTLITLLGGSMAAHWLGEFPWNIAFLYASIIVVTGPTVVGPLLKQINVDRQVATLLEGEGVLIDPVGAILAFVVLDTILNGDADPINAIAGLLMRLGVGAAIGGAGGYLMSLIFKRASFLSFELKNLVVLAILWGLFALSQIIRSESGVMTTVVAGAVFANSSVPEERLLRSFKGQLTILSVSVLFILLAADLSIASVFALGWGSLFTVLVLMFVVRPINILLCTWNSDLNWRQKLFLSWVAPRGIVAASVASFFAISLTQSGINGGDSIKALVFLTIIMTVVCQGLTAGWVAKWLQITSQDVTGVVIVGCNPLSLLIARFFQERGENVVMIDTDPECLVQAEAQNLRVIASSGLDAAVLEEAGLASMGTFLAMTSNGEVNFVLAQRAAEEFKPPRVLAVFPRDPQASISVSNKVNQAFIPDLAIKTWNEYLNDGRVKLGTTTLNELEFSTQCDRIQEKIRTGVLIPLLVEREERLQVMPVNQDWEIGDRIIYLLYDPRPSLLKRLSGVTQSTPLSLEKLAEVEDLSLVQLSASEAPGG from the coding sequence ATGGAAGCATCTTTTGAAATTACTTTACAGATGGCGATCGCTGTTTTTGCAGGCATTAGCGCTCAAGTGCTGGCTGCATACTTTCGCATACCCAGCATTGTCTTGTTATTGCTGTTAGGCATATTGTTCGGCTCTGATGGCATAGGGTTGTTGCATCCCCATATACTAGGCACTGGATTAGAAGTTATTGTTTCCCTAGCGACTGCAATAATCTTGTTTGAAGGCGGACTGAATTTGGATCTGCGAGAATTAGGCAGAGTTTCAGTCAGCTTACAATTACTCGTCACTCAAGGAACGCTAATCACACTCCTTGGTGGGAGTATGGCTGCCCATTGGCTGGGTGAATTTCCTTGGAATATAGCTTTTCTCTATGCTTCCATCATTGTGGTGACAGGCCCAACTGTCGTTGGCCCTTTGCTGAAACAAATCAATGTAGATCGGCAAGTAGCAACACTTTTAGAAGGGGAAGGGGTTTTAATTGACCCTGTAGGAGCGATTCTTGCCTTCGTTGTCCTCGATACCATTTTAAACGGCGATGCTGACCCCATTAATGCGATCGCTGGTTTGCTGATGCGCCTGGGTGTTGGTGCGGCAATTGGTGGTGCTGGCGGTTATCTGATGAGCTTGATTTTCAAACGCGCCAGTTTTCTCTCATTTGAGCTAAAAAACTTAGTGGTGTTGGCGATACTTTGGGGTCTGTTTGCCTTATCGCAAATAATCCGCAGTGAATCGGGAGTCATGACGACAGTTGTTGCCGGAGCAGTCTTTGCTAACTCCTCGGTTCCAGAAGAACGGCTGTTAAGGAGCTTTAAGGGTCAACTGACAATTCTCAGCGTCTCGGTGCTATTTATCTTATTAGCTGCCGATTTATCCATTGCCAGTGTGTTTGCTTTGGGTTGGGGTAGTTTATTCACTGTTTTGGTATTAATGTTTGTCGTTCGCCCGATTAATATCCTGTTGTGTACCTGGAACAGCGATTTAAATTGGCGACAGAAGCTATTTTTAAGCTGGGTTGCTCCGAGAGGAATTGTTGCTGCCTCTGTAGCTTCATTTTTTGCAATTTCCCTTACCCAGAGCGGCATTAACGGCGGTGATTCCATTAAAGCTCTAGTCTTCCTGACAATTATTATGACTGTTGTCTGCCAAGGGCTAACAGCTGGCTGGGTTGCTAAATGGCTGCAAATCACTTCTCAGGATGTAACTGGGGTAGTGATTGTGGGTTGTAATCCATTGAGTCTTTTGATTGCCCGGTTCTTTCAAGAACGGGGAGAAAATGTCGTCATGATTGATACTGACCCCGAATGTCTTGTGCAAGCTGAGGCGCAAAATCTGCGAGTGATTGCTAGTAGTGGGTTGGATGCTGCTGTTTTGGAAGAGGCGGGACTTGCTTCGATGGGGACTTTTTTGGCGATGACAAGTAATGGTGAGGTGAATTTTGTTTTGGCTCAACGAGCAGCCGAGGAGTTTAAGCCACCACGTGTCTTAGCTGTTTTCCCCCGCGATCCGCAAGCAAGTATTTCGGTTAGTAATAAAGTTAATCAAGCTTTTATCCCAGACTTAGCGATTAAGACTTGGAATGAATATTTAAATGATGGGCGAGTCAAGCTAGGGACAACTACGTTAAATGAGTTGGAATTTTCGACTCAATGCGATCGCATTCAAGAAAAGATTCGGACTGGGGTGTTGATACCGCTATTGGTAGAACGAGAAGAACGCTTACAGGTAATGCCAGTTAACCAAGATTGGGAAATTGGCGATCGCATTATTTACCTATTGTATGACCCCAGACCTAGCCTTTTAAAACGCTTATCTGGTGTTACTCAATCCACTCCCCTGTCTCTAGAAAAGTTAGCGGAGGTTGAAGATCTATCCCTCGTCCAATTGTCTGCTAGTGAGGCTCCTGGGGGCTGA
- a CDS encoding cytochrome b N-terminal domain-containing protein: MESTQFDRIARRIATILSVAILTLCLIYVSTGVLLAFYYEPTAGGAYNSLKMINTQVPYGWLFWRAHNIAGNGVIAIALMQIVVMFLGRQFRKSWLTAWISGILLTLSAIGLDWTAMILDWTQEGYWRFNIELGTIEAIPFIGGQLREILTGGGAINTVTVEHLYTIHSYLISVATLILAIVHLSALLWQEWQMYQEAPRPEVDNLQKLPEGEFIPSQS, from the coding sequence ATGGAAAGCACCCAGTTCGATAGGATTGCGCGACGAATAGCAACGATATTATCGGTCGCTATCTTGACTTTGTGCTTAATTTATGTATCTACGGGAGTTTTGCTTGCTTTTTACTATGAACCGACAGCAGGCGGTGCTTATAACTCCTTAAAGATGATTAATACACAAGTGCCATACGGCTGGTTGTTTTGGAGAGCGCATAACATTGCTGGTAACGGGGTAATTGCGATCGCTCTGATGCAAATTGTCGTGATGTTTTTAGGTCGCCAATTCCGCAAGAGTTGGCTGACTGCTTGGATTAGCGGGATTTTGTTGACCTTAAGTGCCATCGGTCTGGATTGGACAGCGATGATCCTAGATTGGACTCAAGAAGGATACTGGCGTTTTAACATTGAGTTGGGAACCATCGAAGCCATTCCTTTTATAGGTGGACAGCTGCGCGAAATCCTAACTGGGGGTGGAGCGATTAACACAGTTACTGTCGAACACCTTTACACAATACACAGTTATCTGATTTCGGTGGCGACGCTAATTCTTGCCATAGTTCATTTATCTGCTTTACTGTGGCAGGAATGGCAAATGTATCAAGAAGCGCCAAGACCAGAAGTTGATAATTTGCAAAAACTACCAGAAGGCGAATTTATTCCTTCCCAAAGCTGA
- the petJ gene encoding cytochrome c6 PetJ — MRIVLFILMIAIALFKLTFISPALAAETSNGAKIFEANCASCHIGGGNILVTQKTLKKEALSKYLENYNSDSIEAIIHQVQNGKNAMPAFKDKLSAEEILDVAAYVFQNAEQGW, encoded by the coding sequence TTGAGAATAGTTTTATTTATCTTAATGATAGCGATCGCTCTATTCAAACTGACATTCATTAGTCCAGCATTAGCTGCCGAAACATCCAACGGGGCTAAAATTTTTGAGGCTAACTGCGCTTCTTGCCATATAGGTGGCGGTAACATCCTTGTTACCCAGAAAACCTTGAAAAAGGAAGCATTGTCAAAGTACCTAGAAAATTATAACAGTGACTCTATCGAGGCGATTATCCATCAAGTGCAAAATGGCAAAAATGCCATGCCTGCCTTCAAAGATAAGTTAAGTGCTGAAGAGATTCTGGATGTAGCTGCTTACGTTTTTCAAAATGCAGAACAAGGCTGGTAA